The nucleotide sequence ACTGCGAAAAGCCTCTTCCCGTATGGTATAAATATTACTCCGTTATTTCTGACTCAGCCATCCCTTTTATATGGCTTTATTACATAATCAAGTGGGAAGGCAATGGTATCTTCTTAGATTCCCCTTTGATATTCATTTTCGTTCCGATTATCATCGTGTCAGCATTGTATCTGAATTTTTGGATAAGTTTTCTTAATGGTGTGATAATCTCTGCTATTTATGCAATCATTATCTTCTGGACTTTTGAAAGCTATGATACTTCTTCGATGCTCCCTTCAATCGTTTATTACACAAAGGCAGTAATGTTTCTCGTTGCAGGAACATGCGCAGGATTGGTCGCAAGTGAGTTAAACAAAAGGCTTACGGTTTCTATTAAAACACAGGAAGAGCGTGATGAGATAGAGTCGTTGTTCAACAAGCAAGTTTCTAAGGAAGTCGTGCAGGCACTAAAGGATTCTGGAGAGGCCAGTTTTAAGATAAATGCATCTGTTCTCTTTCTTGACATCAGAAATTTCACTCATAGAGTCCAGTTTCTATCGCCGGAAGAAGTCAATAAATTTCAAAATAAGTTTTTTGGACCAATCATGGATTGCATTCACAATAATAATGGCATCATCAACCAGCTAATGGGGGACGGGTTAATGGCATCTTTTGCGACGGAAGAAGGGGATAGCCCTGAATTGGCTTTTAAAGCCGCCAGAGATATTCTTCAAACAGTCAGTCAAATGAATAAGTCAAACTGGGATCAAGAAATCAAAGTTGGAATTGGCATTCATAACGGAGAGATAATAGCCGGAAATATCGGAAATAGTACAAGACAACAATTCTCTATATCTGGGATTCCTGTAATCACAGCGGCCAGACTTGAACAAATGACCAAGGATTATAACTGCACGTGGCTTGTTTCATCTAGCTTTTATGAAGAAGTCAAGCATTTGAAAAATAATGGTTCCTCA is from Marinobacter alexandrii and encodes:
- a CDS encoding adenylate/guanylate cyclase domain-containing protein, producing MQLDELEKCIDLEIVKTEKRRLEIFLGILVIALILLLANITFFPTAISETFLDNRSIMLGIYTSAGFIVILLISRWMVGKIAHCEKPLPVWYKYYSVISDSAIPFIWLYYIIKWEGNGIFLDSPLIFIFVPIIIVSALYLNFWISFLNGVIISAIYAIIIFWTFESYDTSSMLPSIVYYTKAVMFLVAGTCAGLVASELNKRLTVSIKTQEERDEIESLFNKQVSKEVVQALKDSGEASFKINASVLFLDIRNFTHRVQFLSPEEVNKFQNKFFGPIMDCIHNNNGIINQLMGDGLMASFATEEGDSPELAFKAARDILQTVSQMNKSNWDQEIKVGIGIHNGEIIAGNIGNSTRQQFSISGIPVITAARLEQMTKDYNCTWLVSSSFYEEVKHLKNNGSSLGLVKLKGIDQEMEIIKLA